A region from the Aeromicrobium choanae genome encodes:
- a CDS encoding dodecin, whose translation MSNRTYRVTEIVGTSPVGVSEAIDSGIARASQTLRHLDWFEVVGIRGQVEDDKVSHYQVTLKLGFRLEDDE comes from the coding sequence ATGAGCAACCGCACCTACCGTGTCACCGAGATCGTCGGAACGTCCCCGGTCGGGGTCAGCGAGGCCATCGACAGCGGCATCGCCCGGGCCTCCCAGACCCTGCGCCACCTCGACTGGTTCGAGGTCGTCGGCATCCGGGGCCAGGTCGAGGACGACAAGGTCTCGCACTACCAGGTCACGCTGAAGCTGGGCTTCCGCCTCGAGGACGACGAGTAA
- a CDS encoding DUF3099 domain-containing protein, with translation MARRDPEEVHSITSAREPFSAQVDHRERNYLISMAVRVACFIGFVAVDHWIRWVLLVGAVFLPYVAVVIGNSAIRSSGDGPSPFGVDRKQLDQ, from the coding sequence ATGGCCCGGCGCGACCCCGAAGAGGTGCACTCGATCACCAGTGCGCGCGAGCCCTTCAGCGCCCAGGTGGACCATCGCGAGCGCAACTACCTCATCTCCATGGCCGTCCGTGTGGCCTGCTTCATCGGCTTCGTCGCGGTCGACCACTGGATCCGCTGGGTGCTCCTCGTCGGCGCGGTGTTCCTGCCCTACGTGGCCGTCGTCATCGGCAACTCGGCGATCCGCAGCTCGGGCGACGGGCCGTCGCCCTTCGGGGTCGACCGCAAGCAGCTGGACCAGTAG
- a CDS encoding SURF1 family cytochrome oxidase biogenesis protein, which yields MLRFLASPRWIGLAVFVVVMAVTCFMLGGWQYDRWEQRKADNAVVETNLKADPAPVGEVLADGWDPDLEYRSVTATGTFDAAHELTVRFAHRDSRPGVQVVTPLRLDDGTVVLVDRGWIEGPRNGEAPEDVPAAPTGPVTVTGWLQPASTADKAATTPRDGQVRAVNGERWTDFLGTEPMPGFVAMTSPEQDGLEGPAEPDLGTGPHLFYSIQWYFFAALAVFGYGLFVRAELRERRPKATEAVTPS from the coding sequence GTGCTGCGCTTCCTGGCAAGCCCGCGCTGGATCGGGCTGGCGGTCTTCGTCGTCGTCATGGCCGTCACCTGCTTCATGCTCGGCGGCTGGCAGTACGACCGCTGGGAGCAGCGCAAGGCGGACAACGCCGTCGTCGAGACCAACCTGAAGGCCGACCCGGCGCCCGTCGGTGAGGTGCTCGCCGACGGCTGGGACCCCGACCTCGAGTACCGCTCCGTGACGGCCACCGGCACGTTCGACGCCGCGCACGAGCTCACCGTGCGGTTCGCCCATCGCGACAGCCGGCCGGGCGTGCAGGTCGTCACCCCGCTGCGGCTCGACGACGGCACCGTCGTGCTGGTCGACCGCGGCTGGATCGAGGGTCCGCGCAACGGCGAGGCGCCCGAGGACGTCCCGGCCGCCCCGACGGGTCCGGTGACCGTCACGGGATGGCTCCAGCCCGCCAGCACCGCCGACAAGGCGGCCACGACGCCGCGCGACGGGCAGGTGCGCGCCGTCAACGGCGAGCGGTGGACCGACTTCCTCGGCACCGAGCCGATGCCGGGCTTCGTCGCGATGACCTCACCCGAGCAGGACGGGCTCGAGGGCCCCGCCGAGCCCGACCTGGGCACCGGACCGCACCTGTTCTACTCGATCCAGTGGTACTTCTTCGCAGCACTGGCGGTCTTCGGCTACGGCCTGTTCGTCCGCGCCGAACTGCGCGAGCGGCGCCCGAAGGCGACGGAAGCGGTCACGCCAAGCTGA
- a CDS encoding ABC-F family ATP-binding cassette domain-containing protein — protein MITASSVELRFGARVLMSDVSFQVAKGDKIGLVGRNGAGKTTLTKMLAGAGGEPAEGTITRTGTVGYLPQDPRVGDPNVTARDRILSARGLDEALRKMRKAEKEMASEDSALAEDAMRRYSRADAEFGAGGGYAAESEAATIAVALGLPERVLEQPLSTLSGGQRRRIELARILFSDADILLLDEPTNHLDADSIVWLRGFLKSFSGGLVIISHDVDLVEETVNKVFYLDANRGVIDIYNMGWRPYLKQREADEARRKRERANAVKQAERLIDQGNRMRAKASKATAAQQMLKRAEKMMAGLEDERAVDKVAKIAFPKPAPCGKTPLMATGLSKSYGSLEIFTDVDLAIDRGSRVVVLGLNGAGKTTLLRLLGGADRADTGEIIAGHGLKIGYYAQEHETLDTSRSVLENMQSAAPHLTDTEARSVLGSFLFTGDDTAKPAAVLSGGEKTRLALASLIVSSANVLLLDEPTNNLDPASREEVLAAIRSYEGAIVLVTHDEGAVHALEPDRVLLLPDGDEDLWSDTYADLVSLA, from the coding sequence ATGATCACCGCCTCCTCCGTGGAGCTGCGCTTCGGCGCCCGCGTCCTGATGTCCGACGTCTCCTTCCAGGTCGCCAAGGGCGACAAGATCGGGCTCGTCGGCCGCAACGGCGCCGGCAAGACCACGCTGACCAAGATGCTGGCCGGGGCCGGCGGCGAGCCCGCCGAGGGCACCATCACGCGCACCGGCACCGTGGGCTACCTCCCGCAGGACCCGCGCGTCGGCGACCCCAACGTCACCGCCCGCGACCGCATCCTTTCGGCCCGCGGCCTCGACGAGGCGCTGCGCAAGATGCGCAAGGCCGAGAAGGAGATGGCCTCGGAGGACTCGGCGCTTGCCGAGGACGCGATGCGCCGCTACTCCCGCGCCGACGCCGAGTTCGGCGCCGGTGGCGGCTACGCGGCGGAGTCCGAGGCGGCGACGATCGCCGTCGCGCTGGGCCTGCCCGAGCGCGTCCTTGAGCAGCCCCTCAGCACCCTGTCGGGCGGCCAGCGCCGCCGCATCGAGCTGGCGCGGATCCTGTTCTCCGACGCCGACATCCTGCTGCTCGACGAGCCGACCAACCACCTGGACGCCGACTCGATCGTGTGGCTGCGTGGCTTCCTGAAGAGCTTCTCCGGTGGCCTCGTGATCATCAGCCACGACGTCGACCTCGTGGAGGAGACCGTCAACAAGGTCTTCTACCTCGACGCCAACCGCGGAGTCATCGACATCTACAACATGGGCTGGCGGCCCTACCTCAAGCAGCGCGAGGCCGACGAGGCCCGCCGCAAGCGCGAGCGGGCCAACGCCGTGAAGCAGGCCGAGCGACTGATCGACCAGGGCAACCGCATGCGCGCGAAGGCGTCCAAGGCGACCGCCGCGCAGCAGATGCTCAAGCGGGCCGAGAAGATGATGGCCGGCCTCGAGGACGAGCGCGCGGTGGACAAGGTCGCCAAGATCGCGTTCCCCAAGCCCGCCCCGTGCGGCAAGACGCCGCTCATGGCCACGGGCCTGTCGAAGTCGTACGGGTCCCTGGAGATCTTCACCGACGTCGATCTCGCGATCGACCGGGGGAGTCGCGTCGTCGTGCTCGGGCTCAACGGCGCGGGCAAGACCACGCTGCTGCGTCTGCTCGGCGGTGCCGACCGGGCGGACACGGGCGAGATCATCGCGGGCCACGGCCTCAAGATCGGCTATTACGCGCAGGAGCACGAGACCCTCGACACCTCGCGCTCGGTGCTGGAGAACATGCAGAGCGCGGCGCCGCACCTCACGGACACCGAGGCACGCAGCGTGCTGGGCTCGTTCCTGTTCACCGGCGACGACACCGCCAAGCCTGCGGCCGTGCTGTCCGGTGGCGAGAAGACCCGGCTGGCGCTGGCCAGCCTGATCGTCTCGAGCGCCAACGTGCTGCTGCTCGACGAGCCCACCAACAACCTCGACCCCGCGTCGCGCGAGGAGGTGCTGGCGGCGATCCGCTCCTACGAGGGCGCCATCGTGCTGGTCACCCACGACGAGGGCGCCGTGCACGCGCTCGAGCCCGACCGTGTCCTGCTGCTGCCCGACGGCGACGAGGACCTCTGGTCGGACACCTACGCCGACCTCGTCAGCTTGGCGTGA
- a CDS encoding metal-sulfur cluster assembly factor translates to MTTDHSDLPDVAVQPGATSDEDVWEAMKDVVDPELGINVVDLGLVYGVHTDEHSNAILQMTLTSAACPLTDVIEDQTRAALDGLVNDFRIEWVWMPPWGPDKITDDGREMLRALGFNIG, encoded by the coding sequence ATGACCACCGACCACAGCGATCTGCCCGACGTCGCCGTCCAGCCCGGAGCCACCAGTGACGAGGACGTCTGGGAGGCGATGAAGGACGTCGTCGACCCCGAACTCGGCATCAACGTCGTCGACCTGGGCCTCGTCTACGGCGTTCACACCGACGAGCACAGCAACGCCATCCTGCAGATGACGCTGACGTCCGCGGCCTGCCCGCTGACCGACGTCATCGAGGACCAGACCCGCGCCGCGCTCGACGGCCTGGTCAACGACTTCCGCATCGAGTGGGTCTGGATGCCGCCGTGGGGCCCGGACAAGATCACCGACGACGGCCGCGAGATGCTGCGCGCCCTCGGCTTCAACATCGGCTGA
- the sufU gene encoding Fe-S cluster assembly sulfur transfer protein SufU produces the protein MNASNVDALYQEIILDHYKHPHGAGLRDPYEAEVHHVNPTCGDEITLRVHLAGDTVADVSYDAVGCSISQASASVLNDLVVGKDVDHALTTLNAFQELMQGRGHVEPDEDVLEDGIAFAGVAQFPARVKCALLSWMAWKDAVAQASAKEDS, from the coding sequence ATGAACGCTTCCAACGTCGATGCGCTGTACCAGGAGATCATCCTGGACCACTACAAGCACCCGCACGGCGCGGGTCTGCGCGACCCGTACGAGGCCGAGGTCCACCACGTCAATCCCACGTGCGGCGACGAGATCACGCTGCGCGTGCACCTCGCCGGCGACACGGTGGCCGACGTCTCCTACGACGCCGTGGGCTGCTCCATCAGCCAGGCGTCCGCCTCGGTGCTGAACGACCTCGTGGTCGGCAAGGACGTCGACCACGCACTGACCACACTCAACGCGTTCCAGGAGCTCATGCAGGGCCGCGGCCACGTCGAACCCGACGAGGACGTGCTCGAGGACGGGATCGCCTTCGCGGGCGTCGCCCAGTTCCCCGCGCGCGTCAAGTGCGCGCTGCTGTCCTGGATGGCCTGGAAGGACGCCGTCGCGCAAGCTTCGGCCAAGGAGGATTCATGA
- a CDS encoding cysteine desulfurase, with translation MTGYDVEAIRKDFPILSRTMAGDRPLVYLDSANTSQKPRQVVEAIERHYLEHNANVARAMHQLGAEASEAFELGRDKVAGFINAPRREEVVFTKNASEALNLVARVLGDAGRVGAGDEVVVTQMEHHSNLVPWQLLAQRTGADLRWYGVTPEGRLDLDSLTLTERTKVVSVTWVSNMLGTINPVAEIVRRAHEVGALVVIDASQAVPQLPVDVAALGADFVAFTGHKMVGPTGIGVLWGRYDLLAELPPFLGGGEMIETVSMEHTTFAAPPHRFEAGTPPIAQSVGLGAAVDYLRELGMENVAAHEQRITAYALAAMNELPGVTIVGPKEPVDRGGAISFTIDGVHPHDVAQLLDSQGVAVRAGHHCAKPLHAHFGVQSTTRASFYLYTTEAEIDALVAGIRHTQSYFGA, from the coding sequence ATGACCGGCTACGACGTCGAGGCGATCCGCAAGGACTTCCCCATCCTGTCCAGGACGATGGCGGGAGACCGCCCTCTCGTGTACCTGGACAGCGCCAACACGTCGCAGAAGCCGCGTCAGGTCGTCGAGGCGATCGAGCGTCACTACCTCGAGCACAACGCGAACGTCGCGCGGGCGATGCACCAGCTCGGTGCGGAGGCCAGCGAGGCGTTCGAGCTCGGGCGCGACAAGGTGGCGGGGTTCATCAACGCGCCGCGTCGCGAGGAGGTCGTGTTCACCAAGAACGCCTCCGAGGCGCTCAACCTGGTGGCTCGCGTCCTCGGCGACGCCGGTCGCGTGGGTGCCGGTGACGAGGTCGTGGTGACCCAGATGGAGCACCACTCCAACCTCGTGCCGTGGCAGCTGCTCGCGCAGCGCACGGGCGCCGACCTGCGCTGGTACGGCGTCACGCCCGAGGGCCGGCTCGACCTCGACTCGCTCACGCTCACCGAGCGCACCAAGGTCGTCTCGGTCACGTGGGTCTCGAACATGCTCGGCACGATCAACCCGGTCGCGGAGATCGTCCGGCGCGCCCACGAGGTGGGTGCGCTGGTCGTCATCGACGCGTCGCAGGCCGTGCCGCAGCTGCCGGTCGACGTGGCCGCGCTGGGCGCCGACTTCGTCGCGTTCACGGGCCACAAGATGGTCGGTCCCACGGGCATCGGCGTGCTGTGGGGTCGGTACGACCTCCTCGCCGAGCTGCCGCCGTTCCTCGGTGGCGGCGAGATGATCGAGACCGTGTCGATGGAGCACACCACCTTCGCCGCGCCGCCGCACCGCTTCGAGGCCGGCACGCCGCCGATCGCGCAGTCCGTGGGTCTTGGCGCGGCCGTGGACTACCTCCGCGAGCTCGGCATGGAGAACGTGGCCGCGCACGAGCAGCGCATCACCGCCTACGCGCTGGCGGCGATGAACGAGCTGCCCGGTGTCACGATCGTCGGGCCGAAGGAGCCGGTCGACCGCGGGGGAGCGATCAGCTTCACGATCGATGGCGTGCACCCCCACGACGTGGCGCAGCTGCTCGACTCGCAGGGCGTCGCCGTGCGCGCGGGGCACCACTGCGCGAAGCCGCTGCACGCCCACTTCGGCGTGCAGTCCACGACGCGCGCCTCGTTCTACCTGTACACGACCGAGGCCGAGATCGACGCGCTCGTCGCGGGGATCCGCCACACCCAGTCGTACTTCGGAGCCTGA
- the sufC gene encoding Fe-S cluster assembly ATPase SufC, with amino-acid sequence MSTLEIKNLHVSVDTEDGAKEILRGVDLTINSGEVHAIMGPNGSGKSTLAYSIAGHPKYTVTEGEVLLDGQNILELSVDERARAGLFLAMQYPVEIPGVSVANFLRTAKTAIDGEAPKLRTWVKDVNAALERMTLDPTFSSRSVNEGFSGGEKKRHEIAQLELLNPKFAVLDETDSGLDIDALRVVSDGVNRYSSQGDRGVLLITHYTRILNYIEPDFVHVFVAGKLAQTGGRELAELLEAEGYDKFTKAAV; translated from the coding sequence ATGAGCACCCTGGAGATCAAGAACCTCCACGTGTCCGTCGACACTGAGGACGGTGCCAAGGAGATCCTCCGCGGCGTCGACCTGACCATCAACTCCGGCGAGGTCCACGCCATCATGGGCCCCAACGGCTCGGGCAAGTCCACGCTGGCGTACTCGATCGCCGGACACCCGAAGTACACCGTCACCGAGGGCGAGGTGCTCCTCGACGGCCAGAACATCCTCGAGCTGAGCGTCGACGAGCGCGCGCGTGCGGGCCTCTTCCTCGCGATGCAGTACCCGGTCGAGATCCCGGGCGTCTCCGTCGCGAACTTCCTGCGCACGGCCAAGACCGCCATCGACGGCGAGGCCCCCAAGCTGCGCACGTGGGTCAAGGACGTCAACGCCGCGCTCGAGCGGATGACGCTCGACCCGACGTTCTCGTCGCGCTCGGTCAACGAGGGCTTCTCCGGCGGCGAGAAGAAGCGCCACGAGATCGCCCAGCTCGAGCTGCTGAACCCGAAGTTCGCGGTGCTCGACGAGACCGACTCCGGCCTGGACATCGACGCCCTGCGCGTCGTCTCCGACGGAGTCAACCGCTACTCGTCCCAGGGCGACCGTGGCGTGCTGCTGATCACGCACTACACGCGCATCCTGAACTACATCGAGCCCGACTTCGTCCACGTCTTCGTCGCCGGCAAGCTGGCGCAGACCGGTGGGCGCGAGCTCGCCGAGCTGCTCGAGGCCGAGGGCTACGACAAGTTCACCAAGGCGGCCGTCTGA
- a CDS encoding Rieske (2Fe-2S) protein: MTFKEVAKLADVPEGAALGIEFEGLDLALVRDGDTVYAIQDWCSHAEIPLSDGDVEGCEIECFLHGSRFDLRTGKALGLPATEPVPVYQTKIEGETVWVDLPNQGETA, from the coding sequence ATGACCTTCAAGGAGGTCGCGAAGCTCGCCGACGTCCCCGAGGGCGCGGCGCTGGGCATCGAGTTCGAGGGTCTCGACCTGGCCCTGGTGCGCGACGGCGACACCGTCTACGCCATCCAGGACTGGTGCTCGCACGCCGAGATCCCGCTGTCCGACGGCGACGTCGAGGGCTGCGAGATCGAGTGCTTCCTGCACGGGTCGCGCTTCGACCTGCGCACCGGCAAGGCGCTGGGCCTGCCGGCCACCGAACCCGTTCCCGTCTACCAGACCAAGATCGAGGGAGAGACCGTCTGGGTCGACCTCCCGAACCAAGGAGAAACAGCATGA
- the sufD gene encoding Fe-S cluster assembly protein SufD translates to MTTATVEGTDNGMAAALELDHVQSHLHPEPSYDVEAHPKPTGLEEIWRFTPLKRLRGLLDGTPSDASLEWKDELPTGATLTTITTDEAKAIGGIAPLDRLAALAVQNAGGATLLSIDGELDAPARIRLTGTSVEETVWGHIVVKVAPFSKATIAFDHIGSTTYATNVTYVVGDGAQLDVVNLVDWEDDAVHAVQNGISVGRDATVRFFEFTLGGDLVRSSTNVDYRGPGGSVDLLGIYFADAGQHLEHRQFVDHTAPRTRSNVEYKGALQGQDAHTVWIGNVLIRKVAEGIDTFEQNDNLVLTDGARADSVPNLEIETGDIAGAGHASTTGRFDDEHLFYLQSRGIDPTEAKRLVVHGFFNDIIRRIGVEDLQERLLSAIELELAAVVGNPAAVTA, encoded by the coding sequence ATGACGACCGCAACTGTCGAGGGAACCGACAACGGCATGGCGGCCGCGCTGGAGCTGGACCACGTCCAGAGCCACCTGCACCCCGAGCCGTCGTACGACGTCGAGGCCCACCCCAAGCCCACCGGCCTGGAGGAGATCTGGCGCTTCACACCGCTCAAGCGGCTGCGTGGACTGCTCGACGGCACGCCGTCGGACGCCAGCCTGGAGTGGAAGGACGAGCTCCCCACGGGCGCCACGCTGACCACGATCACCACCGACGAGGCGAAGGCGATCGGCGGCATCGCGCCGCTCGACCGCCTCGCGGCCCTCGCCGTGCAGAACGCCGGCGGCGCCACGCTGCTGTCGATCGACGGCGAGCTCGACGCCCCGGCGCGCATCCGGCTGACCGGCACCTCGGTCGAGGAGACCGTGTGGGGCCACATCGTCGTGAAGGTGGCGCCCTTCTCCAAGGCCACGATCGCGTTCGACCACATCGGCTCGACCACCTACGCCACGAACGTCACGTACGTCGTCGGCGACGGCGCCCAGCTCGACGTCGTGAACCTGGTCGACTGGGAGGACGACGCCGTCCACGCCGTGCAGAACGGCATCAGCGTCGGCCGCGACGCGACGGTCCGCTTCTTCGAGTTCACCCTCGGTGGCGACCTCGTCCGCTCGTCGACCAACGTCGACTACCGCGGCCCCGGCGGCAGCGTCGACCTGCTCGGCATCTACTTCGCCGACGCGGGCCAGCACCTCGAGCACCGCCAGTTCGTCGACCACACGGCGCCGCGCACCCGCAGCAACGTCGAGTACAAGGGCGCGCTGCAGGGCCAGGACGCGCACACCGTGTGGATCGGCAACGTCCTGATCCGCAAGGTCGCCGAGGGCATCGACACGTTCGAGCAGAACGACAACCTCGTCCTGACCGACGGCGCGCGCGCCGACTCGGTGCCGAACCTCGAGATCGAGACCGGCGACATCGCCGGCGCGGGCCACGCGTCCACGACCGGCCGCTTCGACGACGAGCACCTGTTCTACCTGCAGAGCCGCGGCATCGACCCCACCGAGGCCAAGCGCCTCGTCGTGCACGGCTTCTTCAACGACATCATCCGCCGGATCGGTGTCGAGGACCTGCAGGAGCGCCTCCTGTCGGCGATCGAGCTCGAGCTGGCCGCGGTGGTCGGCAACCCCGCGGCGGTGACCGCATGA
- the sufB gene encoding Fe-S cluster assembly protein SufB, producing MTTTNDTTSIEDLNPGLKDVGNYEFGWHDADVAGASAQRGLSEAVVRDISGKKSEPQWMLDLRLKGLKLFNRKPMPTWGADLDAIDFDNIKYFVRSTEKQATTWEELPEDIKNTYDRLGIPEAEKQRLVSGVAAQYESEVVYHQIREDLEQQGVIFLDTDTALKEHPELFEEYFGTVIPVGDNKSAALNTSVWSGGSFIYVPKGVHVDIPLQAYFRINTENMGQFERTLIIADEDSYIHYVEGCTAPIYKTDSLHSAVVEIIVKKGARVRYTTIQNWSNNVYNLVTKRATCEAGATMEWVDGNIGSKVTMKYPAVYLMGEHAKGETLSIAFAGEGQYQDTGAKMVHVAPNTSSSILSKSVARGGGRTSYRGLLQVNEGAYGSASTVKCDALLVDQISRSDTYPYVDVREDDVTLGHEATVSKINDDQLFYFMQRGMEEDEAMAMIVRGFVEPIARELPMEYALELNRLIELQMEGAVG from the coding sequence ATGACGACCACGAACGACACGACCTCGATCGAGGACCTGAACCCGGGTCTGAAGGATGTCGGCAACTACGAGTTCGGCTGGCACGACGCCGACGTCGCCGGAGCCAGCGCGCAGCGCGGCCTCAGCGAGGCCGTCGTGCGCGACATCTCGGGCAAGAAGAGTGAGCCCCAGTGGATGCTCGACCTGCGCCTGAAGGGCCTCAAGCTCTTCAACCGCAAGCCGATGCCCACGTGGGGTGCCGATCTCGACGCGATCGACTTCGACAACATCAAGTACTTCGTCCGGTCGACCGAGAAGCAGGCGACCACGTGGGAGGAGCTCCCCGAGGACATCAAGAACACGTACGACCGCCTGGGCATCCCCGAGGCCGAGAAGCAGCGCCTCGTCTCCGGCGTCGCCGCGCAGTACGAGTCCGAGGTCGTCTACCACCAGATCCGCGAGGACCTGGAGCAGCAGGGCGTCATCTTCCTCGACACCGACACCGCGCTGAAGGAGCACCCCGAGCTCTTCGAGGAGTACTTCGGCACCGTGATCCCCGTCGGTGACAACAAGTCCGCCGCGCTGAACACGTCCGTGTGGTCGGGTGGCTCGTTCATCTACGTGCCCAAGGGCGTCCACGTCGACATCCCGCTGCAGGCCTACTTCCGGATCAACACCGAGAACATGGGTCAGTTCGAGCGCACGCTGATCATCGCGGACGAGGACTCCTACATCCACTACGTCGAGGGCTGCACCGCGCCGATCTACAAGACCGACTCGCTGCACTCGGCCGTCGTGGAGATCATCGTGAAGAAGGGCGCCCGCGTCCGCTACACGACGATCCAGAACTGGTCGAACAACGTGTACAACCTCGTCACCAAGCGCGCCACCTGCGAGGCCGGCGCGACGATGGAGTGGGTCGACGGCAACATCGGCTCCAAGGTCACGATGAAGTACCCGGCCGTCTACCTCATGGGCGAGCACGCCAAGGGCGAGACGCTCTCGATCGCGTTCGCCGGCGAGGGCCAGTACCAGGACACCGGCGCCAAGATGGTGCACGTCGCGCCGAACACGTCGAGCTCGATCCTGAGCAAGTCCGTCGCCCGCGGCGGCGGCCGCACGTCCTACCGCGGCCTTCTGCAGGTCAACGAGGGCGCCTACGGCTCGGCCAGCACGGTCAAGTGCGACGCCCTGCTGGTCGACCAGATCAGCCGCTCGGACACCTACCCGTACGTCGACGTCCGTGAGGACGACGTGACCCTCGGCCACGAGGCGACCGTCTCCAAGATCAACGACGACCAGCTCTTCTACTTCATGCAGCGCGGCATGGAGGAGGACGAGGCCATGGCGATGATCGTCCGCGGCTTCGTCGAGCCCATCGCTCGCGAGCTGCCCATGGAGTACGCGCTGGAACTGAACCGACTCATCGAGCTGCAAATGGAGGGTGCTGTCGGATGA
- a CDS encoding helix-turn-helix transcriptional regulator, which produces MKYVSVDHEVSSVDDLSTRDRVAESILENGPSTATSLATRLGLTPAAVRRHLEHLVEHGLVESREERVRGQRRRGRPARVFVLTAAGRDTFAHTYDDLAADALRFLRATGGDTAVMDFARHRLAEFRNRYERLLADVPVEEQASVLARALTDDGFAASASSTPLGEQICQHHCPVAHVAEEFPQLCEAETEVFAELLGSHVQRLATIAHGDGICTTHLPRATQSTHVTAVSPTEGESS; this is translated from the coding sequence GTGAAATACGTGAGCGTGGATCATGAGGTGTCGTCGGTCGACGACCTCTCCACGCGCGATCGCGTCGCCGAGAGCATCCTGGAGAACGGTCCCAGCACCGCCACGAGCCTGGCCACCCGCCTCGGACTCACCCCCGCCGCCGTGCGTCGTCACCTTGAGCACCTCGTCGAGCACGGCCTCGTGGAGTCGCGCGAGGAGCGCGTCCGCGGCCAGCGTCGCCGGGGCCGCCCGGCCCGGGTGTTCGTCCTGACCGCCGCCGGCCGCGACACGTTCGCGCACACCTACGACGACCTCGCGGCCGATGCCCTGCGCTTCCTGCGCGCCACGGGCGGCGACACCGCCGTCATGGACTTCGCGCGGCACCGCCTGGCCGAGTTCCGCAACCGGTACGAGCGGCTGCTGGCCGACGTCCCGGTCGAGGAGCAGGCCTCGGTGCTCGCGCGTGCGCTGACCGACGACGGCTTCGCGGCCTCGGCCAGCTCCACCCCGCTCGGCGAGCAGATCTGCCAGCACCACTGCCCGGTGGCCCACGTCGCCGAGGAGTTCCCCCAATTGTGCGAGGCCGAGACCGAGGTCTTCGCCGAGCTGCTGGGCTCGCACGTCCAGCGCCTGGCGACCATCGCCCACGGCGACGGCATCTGCACCACGCACCTGCCTCGCGCCACCCAGTCCACCCATGTCACCGCTGTGTCTCCAACTGAAGGGGAGTCGTCATGA
- a CDS encoding DNA polymerase domain-containing protein, which produces MGVAAAEIEAGGRAVRVSSPDRVIYEKTDRTPDITKLEVVQYYVAVEDGLMRALRERPTTLERWPKGVREDMVMATRADGHGDAFYQKRVPKGAPPYLETVRIHFPSGRRADEICPTEIAVAAWAAHMGTITFHPWPVRRADVDHPDEIRIDLDPQPGTDFHDAQRVAKVAKELLEEIGIRGFAKTSGNRGVHIFARIEPKWTFTDVRHAALAFGRELERRDDAVTTAWWKEERGEAIFVDFNQNARDRTIASAYSLRPKPGAPVSTPLTWDELFDVEDPRDLNLTTVPQLLEQRPDPWAEIDDVHHSLQTLLDWYDRDEENGLGEMPYPPDYPKMPGEPRRVQPSRKKADEPD; this is translated from the coding sequence ATGGGGGTAGCCGCAGCCGAGATCGAGGCCGGGGGGCGCGCCGTGCGCGTCTCCAGCCCCGACCGCGTGATCTACGAGAAGACCGACCGCACGCCGGACATCACCAAGCTCGAGGTGGTCCAGTACTACGTGGCCGTCGAGGACGGGCTGATGCGCGCACTGCGCGAGCGCCCCACCACGCTCGAGCGCTGGCCCAAGGGCGTCCGCGAGGACATGGTGATGGCCACGCGCGCCGACGGCCACGGCGATGCGTTCTACCAGAAGCGCGTCCCGAAGGGTGCTCCCCCGTATTTGGAGACGGTGCGCATCCACTTCCCCTCGGGCCGCCGTGCCGACGAGATCTGCCCCACCGAGATCGCCGTCGCCGCCTGGGCCGCCCACATGGGCACCATCACGTTCCACCCGTGGCCCGTACGCCGCGCCGACGTCGACCACCCCGACGAGATCCGCATCGATCTCGACCCGCAGCCTGGCACCGACTTCCACGACGCCCAGCGGGTCGCGAAGGTCGCCAAGGAGCTGCTCGAGGAGATCGGGATCCGCGGCTTCGCCAAGACCAGCGGCAACCGCGGCGTGCACATCTTCGCTCGAATCGAGCCGAAGTGGACGTTCACCGACGTCCGTCACGCGGCGCTGGCGTTCGGCCGTGAGCTGGAGCGCCGCGACGACGCCGTCACCACCGCCTGGTGGAAGGAGGAGCGGGGTGAGGCGATCTTCGTCGACTTCAACCAGAACGCGCGCGACCGCACGATCGCCAGCGCCTACAGCCTGCGCCCCAAGCCCGGCGCGCCCGTCTCCACGCCGCTGACATGGGACGAGCTGTTCGACGTGGAGGACCCGCGCGACCTCAACCTGACCACCGTGCCCCAGCTGCTGGAGCAACGACCCGACCCGTGGGCGGAGATCGACGACGTCCACCACTCGCTGCAGACCCTGCTCGACTGGTACGACCGCGACGAGGAGAACGGCCTCGGCGAGATGCCCTATCCGCCGGACTATCCCAAGATGCCGGGCGAGCCGCGCCGGGTGCAGCCGTCGCGCAAGAAGGCCGACGAGCCGGACTGA